TACGAGGAAGGCATTCATAGGAATCGCTCCACCTACATAAATGATGATTAAACCAAGAAGGGAATCAAGAAGACCCACAAGGTTAAGTAGAATGTACAATGCCACCATGGCCATCAGTACCGGGAACATTTGAAGAAGTAAAAATGCGTAAAGACCATTTTTGCGTCCGATAAACCGGTACCTGGAGAAGGCATAGGCGACTAAAGAAACCATTAATGTTGCAAAGAATGATGTGGCTAATGCAACAATCAAAGTGTTTTTATACCAGGTTACATAGTTACTTCTCGGGTCTGTAAACAGCCACTCATAATGAACGAATGACCAGTTTTCAGGGATCATTCGTGCACCGTACAGGCTTGTGCCCGGGTTAAGGGAGAGCCCGAATGCCCAGAGAAGAGGATACAGAATAATCACGAACATCACAGCGATAACCCCGTAAATGGCTGTCAGTTCAAGGAAGTTTTTTCTTTTTTTACTCATAGGTCTGCGTTTTTTTACTGCTGTGCTCATTAAATGTTCCCCTCCTCTTTAAACGATCTTGTGCGTCGGAACCATAAGAATGCAAAGACAACGACAATCAGTCCGAGAATAATGGAAATTGCGGCAGCCATATTGAACTGCTGATTTTCAAATGTAAGTCCGTATACCCAGGAAATCAGAATATCGGTACCCCCGGCAACCTGTCCCCTCACCGGTGGTCCACCCTGGTTAAACAAGTAAATGATATTAAAGTTATTAAAGTTTCCAGCGTATTGCATAATCAAAAGCGGTGCTGTAGCAAACATGACGTGCGGGAACGTAATGTTTGAGAACTTCTGCCAGCGGTTGGCTCCGTCAATATCAGCCGCTTCATACCAGTCGGCTGAAATACTCTGAAGCACCCCTGTAAACAGTGCGAAAACAAATGGGAACCCAAGCCAGGTCTGAATCATAATCAAGGCAACCTTCGCCCAGAAGGGATCACTCATCCACGGAATGCCGGATCCGAACAACGGAACAATAATGTCACGGTTAATCGCACCGAAGTTGTCATTAAACAAGGCAGAGAAAATAATAATTGTTACAAACGCAGGTACCGCCCATGGAAGGATGAATACCGTACGGATTAAACGTTTACCCTTAACCCGCTTATCATTTACGATTATCGCAAGGAACAGGGCCAGTCCGATTTGAAGCGTCGTCGCAACAAACGTCCAGATTAACGTCCAGGATAAAACATTGAAGAACGTATTTCGCCATTCATTGATGGTAAACAATCGTACAAAGTTATCAAATCCAACCCATTGAAGAAGGTTTCTCGGCGGTGCGTTATAGAGGTTGTAGTTCGTAAACGCCAGGAACACCATAAAGAGAAGAGGAAAGATAACAACAAAAATGAGCAGGAAAAGTCCAGGTGCTACTAAGTAATAAGGGAATCCGGTATCCCAGGCGTTTTTAAATCCTTGACGGAGGTCCGGAACTTCCCAGCCTAATTGAATTCTCTTTGCGTCTTTACGAGCATCAATAATATTCAGTACATAAAAAGAAATAAAGAATGTAAGAAAAATAAGTGAGAGTATACCGTAGCTTAAAAAGATACGGGAATCATCATCTCGTGGTGTCTCTCCGAGGGTGATTAACCCTTGTAATCCATCGGCGATAAACCCATACATCACACCAATGAAAGCCGCAAAGAGAATGAATAAGGTCGCACCTTTCCAATATCGTTTGTTGTACATCTGCCCGAATCCCGGAATAATTGAGAGCAAAGCAGCTACAGTTGGATTGTGTCGTTCATTTACGATTTTCACATCTGGTTGGTTATCGTTTGCAGCCATAGTCGCATCCTCCTGCTTTAAAGAATCAGGATTGGAGAAATCATTCCCCAATCCCTACTTTTATTACAAATACTATTGACCCATGATTGCGATTTGATCGCGGATCTGTTCAACAGCTTCTTCCATTACTTCCTGTGGATCTTCACCTTGAGAAATAAACTGAAGTGCATCACTTACCGGCTCCCAAACCTGACTCATTTCAGGAACGTTTGGCATTGGCTCGGCAACTTGAGTCTGTTCAAAGATAGGACCCATGAACTCGTCGTCAATTTCTACTGCAGTGTGAGCTGGAAGCTCTCCCGCTGTCTCGTAATAAGTTTCTGAGCTCTCAGCATTTGTAATAAATAGTGCAAGCTCTGTAGCCCAGTACTTATCTTCACTGTACTCAGATACCAACCAGCCTTTATTTCCTGAGAATGAGTTAAGCTGATCGC
This DNA window, taken from Alteribacter keqinensis, encodes the following:
- a CDS encoding sugar ABC transporter permease; translated protein: MSKKRKNFLELTAIYGVIAVMFVIILYPLLWAFGLSLNPGTSLYGARMIPENWSFVHYEWLFTDPRSNYVTWYKNTLIVALATSFFATLMVSLVAYAFSRYRFIGRKNGLYAFLLLQMFPVLMAMVALYILLNLVGLLDSLLGLIIIYVGGAIPMNAFLVKGYFDTIPRELDESARIDGAGHFRVFFQIMLPLAKPILAVVALFNFMAPFMDFILPRIVLRSPENFTLALGLFNFVNDQFANNFTRFAAGAILIAVPIALVYLFLQRYLISGLTSGATKG
- a CDS encoding sugar ABC transporter permease, whose protein sequence is MAANDNQPDVKIVNERHNPTVAALLSIIPGFGQMYNKRYWKGATLFILFAAFIGVMYGFIADGLQGLITLGETPRDDDSRIFLSYGILSLIFLTFFISFYVLNIIDARKDAKRIQLGWEVPDLRQGFKNAWDTGFPYYLVAPGLFLLIFVVIFPLLFMVFLAFTNYNLYNAPPRNLLQWVGFDNFVRLFTINEWRNTFFNVLSWTLIWTFVATTLQIGLALFLAIIVNDKRVKGKRLIRTVFILPWAVPAFVTIIIFSALFNDNFGAINRDIIVPLFGSGIPWMSDPFWAKVALIMIQTWLGFPFVFALFTGVLQSISADWYEAADIDGANRWQKFSNITFPHVMFATAPLLIMQYAGNFNNFNIIYLFNQGGPPVRGQVAGGTDILISWVYGLTFENQQFNMAAAISIILGLIVVVFAFLWFRRTRSFKEEGNI